tagtggatcccccagttgtcacagttgggccttgtgttcaacatagctcagtatttgagtgtgtttcccgcgcatgtaagtagctttcatttcttcttcctccatagttccctagaacgaacgccctcccctttgcagcagaggccaggcaaaagcgcgcgctttctgtgccactggcttcaatcaggtccaccaaacgcagataataagagcaccaagccccaaaaattgcgtcattcattcacttgaactcagctagcgaactacacgatgtctggaagaggtaaaggcggcaagggactcggaaaaggaggcgccaagcgtcaccgtaaggttctccgcgataacatccagggaatcaccaagcccgccattcgccgtctggctcgccgtggcggcgtgaagcgtatctccggcctgatctacgaggagacccgcggtgtcctgaaggtgttccttgagaacgtgatccgtgacgccgtcacctacaccgagcacgccaagaggaagaccgttacggccatggacgtggtctacgctctgaaacgccagggacgcaccctgtacggtttcggcggttaaacgcactcttttcggaacgtcaacatcccgacttgaacccaaaggctcttttaagagccacccacatccgcttcaaaagggccaaatccattgtaggaaaccatgagccactcttgagtggacagggagggagtgttaaatgacaggaggctatgttcagtacagtcgtattaaaccacgagccactctgagtggacggggagggagtgttcatgacaggaggctatgttcagtgcaggctttgcgtacagtcgtattacgagacacctgaaataaaggcaccacgcctgggaaatccccaccaagtccaaaaaggggtgccttatgtctggccattgcatggatctttttttgaaacacaccattccccaccagtgacagagcataggctatggaataaggggggggggggggggggacaggtctttgttagggaagcaagcctctgagtggaaggctcttatgcgcgctcagctccactgggcaaatggcaggggcgcctatgagaaagcaggggtgtgtccacggccggtgaattagcttagcttcgtcttcataagacggaaagggctctccaccccctcattcgtttgtgagaagcaacgagacaccagcatcatgcccgagccagcaaagtccgcgcccaagaagggctccaagaaagccgtcaccaagaccgcagggaaaggcggcaagaaacgccgaaagtcgaggaaggagagctacgccatttacgtgtacaaagtcctgaagcaggtccaccccgataccggcatctcctccaaggccatgggaatcatgaactcgttcgtgaacgacatcttcgagcgtatcgccggagagtcgtctcgcctggcccactacaacaagcgttccaccatcacctccagggagatccagaccgcagtgcgcctgctgctccccggagagctggccaagcacgcagtgtccgagggcaccaaggccgtgaccaagtacaccagctccaaataaacagcgcatttggagtgctgtagtaacccaaaggctcttttaagagccacccaccctgtcagtgaaaaaagcaaatccatgtgtgtttgtgtggaggacatgtgtccaattgtggggagggggggggataaaggatgctgacatgaacagggtaggaatgtgtgcatgccagtagaacacagtgagggggagtccaatgactggagactgtatcactttaggccgaagcagggaccctctgcacacatgaagaacagtctccgagcaagtgacgtcaccgattgaaactagccgttccacctgtacaagaggggggggaggaggaggagaagaagagcctccaaatctctctctctctctctctcggcctatatcagggcgaacaagcacatggggcgccagcctccatagcgccggccgcacagccagacaccaagacccacagacacaaagacgggcacgagtcacgctgcggagtcaagcgaggaaggactgcgagagagaagggcacaaaagcctatctcggcctgttcacagacagacgagctgagtgagctcaactactttggccctcacctcatctgcttttgaaagagacacacagagagagagaccacctagcagaagaaaaaaacacacactgtgcacaaagagcaggctccaaatccaactaaaggactaaaacatcacacacagtgtattatttcctgtgcctcctggacacatgacgaatacaaggtgaaactagtctcagccaggcctcacaagtgcatgtgttttaaggtccccaaaagagctctcctttaaaacaccaaggagcacatcaggggacgccaaaccatttgattcccttgccagacatctcggctcactccacaatcaatggtgctcgcaatcggatgcacttttaggccatttaggagacaaatagcacaggaaaagcagtgcgcaccgctccacccgacagtcgaacggtgaggttttgagcgagtcgcagcaaaatgcacggggcttctgcagcccacatgactttattctgaacggacacaagtctgctcgctgggccgttcgcttttgggccaaaaacacggctccgtcggtgacttttggcccgatattggcgaccagaaaacacaagtgaaagagcatttggccagcccggagaagccgagctgggtggcttgagtctacatggttctcatgtcgcgtttaaggccagccccctgcacggtgtagagcttcaatagcgcagagcagcgtctacagcaaagtactcctcctcacagactaccgtagtgttgtaagtgtgtgtgtttaccggaccgaacgacagacatggcagaagtcgcaccagcacccgccgccgccgcgccggccaaggcacccaagaagaaggcagcagccaagcccaagaaagcgggacccagcgtaggcgagctcatcgtcaaggcggtgtccgcctccaaggagaggagcggcgtgtccctggccgcgctcaagaagtctctggcggcaggcggctacgacgtggagaagaacaactcccgtgtcaagatcgccgtcaagagcctcgtcaccaagggcaccctggtccagaccaagggcaccggtgcctccggctccttcaagctcaacaagaaggccgtcgaggcaaagaagcccgccaagaaagccgcagcccccaaagctaagaaggtggccgccaagaagcccgccgccgccaagaagcccaagaaggtagcagccaagaaggccgtggccgcaaagaagtcccccaagaaggccaagaagcccgctacacccaaaaaggccgccaagagcccaaagaaggtgaagaagcccgccgcagcggccaagaaagcggccaagagccccaagaaggctaccaaggcagtgaagcccaaagccgccaagcccaaggcagccaaggccaagaaggcagcccccaagaagaagtaaacctattccaaacagtgttctttctactcgacacatgttgttaccacaaaaggctcttttaagagccacccacctctttccataaaagcgcatgtcattccatgtacgtcctacctacctacctacctgtggtgcaaaagatatgaaatgaatgacttacgcaccacatgttcgagtggctaaatggctttacatttgtcactcaagagtgcagcaccctcaccagtcaacattggtgtgatatgtgttagaattcgcatgtcacattgatcctgataataagaggaatacatactatagtgtgttggacagcagccatttgtattatgagccactctcgaattgattgatacatgtttcagtgatttgagttgtcactttggcgctcccgccaatgagaaaaagtaacaaaagtcggagggaaacagtgtagcctagcccttgtcactctgctgcctgcgggcgggcgggcttagggctgactgtctgtctctccctcactccaattggataagggcacaccggtccagtggccaatcgatgcctcttgtggcgaggtataagtaaggctctcgaggtggccagcgcctcattgagactttctgtgacatactgaagctaccaatatgagcggaagaggcaaaaccggaggcaaggccagggcgaaggcaaagacacgttcatcccgtgccgggctccagttccccgtgggccgtgtgcacaggctgctgcgcaaaggcaactacgccgagcgtgtgggcgctggcgcaccagtctacctggccgcagtgctcgagtacctgactgctgagatcctggagttggccggaaacgctgcccgtgacaacaagaagactcgtatcatcccccgtcacctgcagctggcagtccgtaacgacgaggagctgaacaaactgcttggcggcgtgaccatcgctcagggtggtgttctgcccaacatccaggcagtgctgctccccaagaagactgagaaggccgtcaaagccaagtaaaatcgctggtgcggctgcaacttgactactcaacacccaaaggctcttttaagagccaaccacctagctcagcaaaagcgcaaagtgtcctttgtatgcctggccaactatttggcgcgtttgttagatacacacataaacacggcacagtatcaagtgcccacatgaggcctaaaatgaagaataacaagTACTAGGCTAGAATGAGAGAGCATTATTGCGCGTAAAGTGTAACGTTGCTTGCGGccctaacaaaagacccaagcacgcctcggcgagggagggggttgcattttggggcggcacggagaggccgagcctcccgtccaatgggcggcggaggaggcctccgcaacgggccaatcagggcggtgcggagatggtgaccaatcagcagacgccgctgccggctttataaacttcacataggcatttggaggctatactccgactgtgaaagaaggaagctagctagcgccatggccagaaccaagcaaaccgctcgcaaatccaccggtggcaaagcacccaggaagcagctcgccaccaaggctgcgcgcaagagcgccccgggcaccggcggcgtgaagaagcctcaccgttacaggcccggcaccgtggctcttagagagatccgtcgttaccagaagtccactgagctgctgatccgcaaactgcctttccagcgcctggtgcgagaaattgcccaggactttaagaccgacctgcgcttccagagttccgcagtgatggccctgcaggaagcaagcgaggcttaccttgtcggcctgttcgaggacaccaacctgtgcgccatccacgccaagagggtgaccatcatgcccaaggacatccagctggcccgtcgtattcgcggagagcgcgcataaacgatgacctgatctcaaatcaaatccaaatcaaatcaaatcaaatcaaatttattcgtcacatacacatggttagcagatgttaatgcgagtgtagcgaaatgcttgtgcttctagttccaacaatgcagtaataacgaacaagtaatctaactaacaattccaaaaaaacctactgtcttatacacagtgtaaggggataaagaatatgtacataaggatatatgaatgagtgatggtacagagcagcataggcaagatacagtagatgatatcgagtacagtatatacatatgagatgagtatgtaaaccaagtggcatagttaaagtggctagtgatacatgtattacataaggatgcagtcgatgatatagagtacagtatctacgtatgcatatgagatgaataatgtagggtaagtaacattatataaggtagcattgtttaaagtggctagtgatatatttacatcatttcccatcaattcccatgattaaagtggctggagtagagtcagtggcattgacagtgtgttggcagtagccactcaatgttagtggtggctgtttaacagtctgatggccttgagatagaagctgtttttcagtctctcggtcccagctttgatgcacctgtactgacctcgccttctggatgacagcggggtgaacaggcagtggctcgggtggttgatgtccttgatgatctttatggccttcctgtagcatcgggtggtgtaggtgtcctggagggcaggtagtttgcccccggtgatgcgttgtgcagacctcactaccctctggagagccttacggttgagggcggtgcagttgccataccaggcggtgatacagcccgccaggatgctctcgattgtgcatctgtagaagtttgtgagtgcttttggtgacaagccgaatttcttcagcctcctgaggttgaagaggcgctgctgcgccttcttcacgatgctgtctgtgtgagtggaccaattcagtttgtctgtgatgtgtatgccgaggaacttaaaacttgctaccctctccactactgttccatcgatgtggatgggggggtgttccctctgctgtttcctgaagtccacaatcatctccttagttttgttgacgttgagtgtgaggttattttcctgacaccacactccgagggccctcacctcctccctgtaggccgtctcgtcgttgttggtaatcaagcctaccactgttgtaccactgttgtgtcgtccgcaaacttgatgattgagtttaagagccacctccatatttcagtcaaaaaggcacaattgttccatttgtacacgcccctttcccacagtgttccctgctctcgagtccctacagaccgtggttcgattccaggctgtatcaccaccggccgtgattgtaaataagagtttgttcttaactgacttgagtcgtttcaataacgctctctatatgtgattagatgtatgcctagagtagaagaggggaaaaatacagtagcagtaatgagtgatagtaatgatatagggcaaaaagtggcgaaaatggtcactatgtagctaagaacaactgactttgaaaggttgagaggggttgagaggggaaaagttttaccgtggagcacggaggccatctagtggttaaacgcgggtactgtcagcgtgtgagcacgtcatagttgctccctattggtatttgatcttcaggccagtgtttcccaaactcggtcctcgggtccccaagtggggtacgttgtgttttttcgaatccaattgctcttggaatgtaacatgctagagtatgtcttttcctttgtgaaaatggccattcaatcatttctgggccatgtgacattcctcgatggcccaaaaaatccatgttttgatccgatcattacaacgttagctgtgtgcaccccataattcatgcgactgactaagctattgaaagtcaaatgatatatctctgtccagcgcaagtgaaaggtggtcgaaaaaaagtggtaccaacgttttggttgaaggtacaggaaatgttgtaggccacccaattagacgtgatattattaagtcgcccttttgtgcttgtttgtgtgagtgcataggtaagttgtttcgatatggtggaataaatggagaaatgaaaggaatgtatttagtgggatgaattcagtgtgcgattgaatattccaatgccatacccattgttagtcctttagactagacccgagatcccttaagagaatgaagagaaaaggtatcaggacggcaggaatcaatagatgtaatcatcaagggcttgcaaaagagctgttacgaaacaggacacaagcagccgggatgattgccctattagtagttgaccaattacaaaatagcaatcagcaatgcgggcaggtacgtgttgattgctgtattggcttcgtaaataggcttcataaggaactaaatggctcagcacatgacaccttcacagtggagaatatttgatactactgacttccgttgagtcgagtcgtgtgtccttgacgtgatttgaagtcgacttctgatgtgggatttagttcatttttaaaagcagatttgctgaggaatcgaaatgataagacaaagtaaaggccctaaatacaggctgccagttaaatgcagcaatgacacggctaaagtgtgtaattgccggaccaaagagcaggaattgtctgctgttgcatcttcactcatgagacaggtaatagcggagctccgtggtgctgaaaaggacagcgcccctggccatttgccaaagcctatttcccgttggagggattcttgacatgctataggcacagttcagtacacccctcatccaacagacagaccccctcctgtaattggtcccagaatcatccacttgattcccgaccaccaaccgattctcggggtgcattggtgtaaaatgtggtcgtcgagataaagttctataggctacatggggtaatggcatctggagcttttttttggagctacctacaccagtaggagagcttacagataaagagtgcactaggctagagagaaaagtagcattccgtttttcataaagtaggtcaatgtaacttaccctcttttgatacttgagaaacatacattcacatgatgtccaaatctgcaggagacaaaccagcagaaaatcagcaggtgaacaaaagggttaagtgaatatgatttaagagcagtcaaatgaagtaatagtgacatagattgtaagaactgaaatctaccatgtgaacattgcattgtggctttagaagagcatgtatttgtagatgaatgacagattaggtttggtgacaaagtaactgtataatttgaggtactctacatgagcatgtgtttgcctatttgatgatctgttggtagttaatgtttgattttgaccacgtacttgttgtgacaattgcttccggttgagggagaaatgctctgtgtggccattgtgagtggcacttctgatccagcaggtggtgttaagatccctccctatgtggcttgaatgatgagccagtgttggctaaatgacttgtggtccagtgggtggcggtgaaatgcctccctatctatatgacttgacctattcctttgacattgttcacttggagatgattccggtcttcttcgtgtcctcttcatgagcacttctgcatgtcttccttcctgtcttgccatgtgtgtttttgttagatatcactgggcacattcctaacgtggaggtcgtttgcatagctcatgtcatgtggatatataaagtattgtattttaaggtatgttagtctacggactgtctgacatggctcgtccatatattgatgtattccaattccatttgggtgtattgtgtggaatgttggaacatggttcgatcttacttgttagacttgactgtgctgttggagctagtaacacaagcatttctgctaaacaggtgtatgtatatctctctagtcacccccaaaaccaaatctttctttggccgcctctccttccttccagttctctgctgccaatgactggaaggaagtagaaaaatctgtgaaactggaaacacttatctccctcactagctttaagcaccaactgtcagagcagctcacagattactgcacctgtacatagcccacctataatttaggccaaacaactacctctttccctactgtatttaatgaatgaattaatttagctcctttgcaccccattatttttattgctactttggacatttcttccatttgcaaatctaccattccagtgtttgacttgctatattgtatttactttgccaccatggcctttttttgacctttacctcccttatctcacctcatttgctcacatggtatatagacttgtttatactgtattattgactgtatgtttgttttactccatgtgtaagtctgtgtcgttgtatgtgtcaaactgctttgctttatcttggctaggtcgcaattgtaaatgagaagttgttctcaacttgcctacctggttaaataaaggtgaaataaaaaataaaataaaaaaatgtgtctatttgattaggattaggacttttcctctatgtgtcgcacttccatttccactgtcatt
The Oncorhynchus kisutch isolate 150728-3 unplaced genomic scaffold, Okis_V2 scaffold3955, whole genome shotgun sequence genome window above contains:
- the LOC116372478 gene encoding histone H2B is translated as MPEPAKSAPKKGSKKAVTKTAGKGGKKRRKSRKESYAIYVYKVLKQVHPDTGISSKAMGIMNSFVNDIFERIAGESSRLAHYNKRSTITSREIQTAVRLLLPGELAKHAVSEGTKAVTKYTSSK